In Deefgea piscis, the DNA window ATTTGCGATAAGTTATCGATTAACCCTTGGGAATTAATCAAACTAGCAAATCGCCATCCTCGAGTGAATATTTTGCAACCCGGCCCAGGTGTTGGTGGGCATTGTATTGCGGTAGATCCTTGGTTTATTGTGGATTCAGCCCCAGAAGAGGCGAGAATGATTCGCACCGCGCGTGAAGTGAATGACTTTAAGCCGCATTATATTGTGGCGCAGGCCGTGAATGCCGCGAGCAAATTTAAAGCGCCGGTGATTGCTTGTTTGGGGTTGGCGTTTAAAGCCAATATCGATGATTTGCGTGAAAGCCCCTCAGTTGGCATTGTGGCCGAATTAGCTGAAAAAGGTATTGGCCGTATTTTGGCTGTTGAGCCGCATGTCTCAAGCTTGCCGAATAAATTGCTGGGTAAGGTTGAGTTGGTTGATACACAAACCGCCATTGATCAAGCCGATATTGTCATTTTGTTAGTTGATCACAAGCACTTTAATCGGATTCGCCCTGAAAAACTCCAGCGTTGTGTGGTGATTGATACGCGTGGATTTTGGTCCGCTAGTTAAATGGTATTGATTAAAAAAGCCCACTTCTCAATGAAGTGGGCTTTTTGCTGCCTTGTTTTATATACATACGCATGCAGGGATAGGCGCGATTTTTAAATCGCGACTTAGCAAATCATATTGACTTTAATTTACGGCGGCGAGCAGCCAGTAGACCAATCAAACCTAAGCCCATTAAGGCGTAGGCTTCTGGCTCTGGTACGGCAGCAACGGTGTAGTTTAAGTTGCCGACGTAGTTGGTGCTAAAGCCATTAAATTGGAATTTATAGTTTTTATTAGCAGCAAATGTATTGCTAAATAAATACTGGCCGGTGCTACCAAAGGCATGGGTGCTGATTACTTTGCTGCCTTCCAGTAGTTTTACCGTCAATAAATCAAAAGTGCCTTTACCAACGTTATTGGCTTTTTGTTCATTAAAAAAGCTAAACAAAATCGGCGAGTTATCCGTTACTTTAAAAGTAACTGAGTTATAAATCCATTCATCGCCAGAAGTTTTGTTGATTTTTTGCGCAGCGCTAAAATCACTGCCATGACTTAATGTCACTTTAGTTACTGCTGCTTGGCTAGATACCGCAGCCAGGCCAATGATTGCAGCACCTACAAAGTGGTTAATCTTTTTCATATATATACCTATATAATAGATTACTTAAATTGAAAGTATGTTAATAGTTGGCATTCTAACTGCTACTGCCTTTAGCTCAAAGCATTTAGTTCAATATTGTGTGAATTTATTTTTATAACTGTATTCTCGGCACAATTGATTTCATTTTTATTACTTTCAGCAATTGAATGACCAGCGGTGTATTAATAAATTAACTGCAACTAATGTGGTTATTAATCATTTGTAGTCACCATTAGATTGATTACGCACTGATTTATTGGGGCACATAGTTTGGCCATAAAAAAACAGCGCTAGCGTATTGCTAGCACTGTTTTGGCGTGGGCTTAATTATTTAGCTTGTTTACGACGGCGTGCTGCTAGTAAACCCATCAAGCCCAATCCCATTAAGGCATAAGTTTCTGGTTCAGGCACTGGGGTGACTGTTGCTGTAAATGTGCCGCCCTTAAAGCCAGGGTTGGCAAAGGTAAATTGGGTGTTGTAAGCATATTTGGCATCTTGAATCGCACTAAAGGTATAGGTGCGAGCCCAAGAGGACGTGCCCACCATTGCATCTTGAAATGTTGAAATGATATGGGGTGCAGAGGTGTAGTTTGGATTGCTGCCAGTCCAATTAACTTGGGTGATAAATGACAGTGCACTGATTAGGTCGCCTGAGTTTGGCGCGGCATCAATTTTAAACGTCAGCTTATAGTCTCCAGTCTGTGCAATATTAAAAAAGCCATAGCTGGTGACGTTGCTCGCATCTTGAGTGGCGCTAAATAAGGTCACGAGTTGCTTGCCAACGGTTTGTTCAGTTGGGGTTAAATTAAGGGTGGCGGCTTGGCTTAAGCTGACGAGCGAGCTTAAGGCGATTGCGGCTGCAATATGGATTAATTTCATATTCAAGTCTCATTCAGGGTTTGAAAGTTAGTACATGTTAATATTCTAACTGATTGATTATTAACGACATTTATTGAGATAAAATACTAGTGGCATATCGTTGCAAAGTCAAAGTAATTTCGTAAGTTATTGTTGGGTAATAAAAATTTAATGGTAATTTAATTGAAATAAAGTCATGGAGAACAACCGTAGTTGATACAAAGTCGACACGAAAAAAAACCGGCGAATTCGCCGGTTTTTTGGGTGTCACGCTGTCATGACATCGATACTGCGTGGTTGTTAGCCACGCAGGTGTTTAGTTTTGCATCGCCAGCATCAAGCCATTTAAGCGTTTTACGAATGAAGCAGGGTCTTCGAGCTGACCGCCTTCGGCCAATAACGCTTGGTCAAAAATCAACTGAGTCCAATCGCCAAATTTGTCGCTAGCTGCTTCTGCTTTGAGCTTGCTCACCAGTGGATGTGTTGGATTCACTTCCAAGATTGGTTTGCTGCCTTTTACGTCTTGCCCGGCTGATTTGAGTAGGCGCTCTAGGTTGGCGCTCATGTCTTGGTTTTCGACGACCAAGCAAGCTGGGCTGTCGGTCAAGCGATGCGTAACGCGGATGTCTTTGACTGAATCGCCAAGTACCGCTTTCATTTGTTCAATGACGTCTTTCAGCTCGGTTGCTGCGGCTTCTTGCTCTTGCTTTTCGGCTTCGTCGGTAAATTGCTCTAAATCGAGCTCGCCTTTGGCAACGGACTGGAGTTTTTTACCTTCAAATTCGGTTAAGCCGCTAAATGCCCATTCATCAACGCGGTCAGACAAAAGTAAGACTTCGATGCCTTTTTTGCGGAAAACTTCCAGATGCGGGCTGTTTTTCGCTGCGGCATACGAATCGGCGGTGATGAAGTAGATCTGATCTTGGCCTTCTTTCATGCGACCCAGATAGTCTTTGAGCGAGACGGTTTGTTCGGCATTGTCATTGTGGGTCGAAGCAAAGCGGCATAGCGCGGCGATGCGCTCTTTGTTGGCATGGTCTTCACCAACGCCTTCTTTGAGCACTTTGCCAAACTCAGTCCAAAATGCGGCGTATTTGGCTTGTTCTGCGCCATCGTCAGAGTTGGCCATGCTTTCTAACAGACCCAGCACTTTTTTAACGCAACCGGATTTAATCTGCTCGATGTCTTTGCTGTGTTGCAAGATTTCGCGTGATACGTTGAGCGGCAAATCGGCCGAATCAATCACACCACGGATAAAGCGCAGGTATTGCGGTAGCAATTTTTCGCTGTCTTCCATGATAAATACGCGGCGCACGTAGAGCTTCACGCCATGGCGACGTTCGCGGTCGTATAAATCAAATGGTGCCCGTTTCGGCACGTAGAGTAGCTCGGTGTATTCTTGGCGGCCTTCGACTTTAGCGTGGCTCCAAGCGAGCGGTTCTTCGTAGTCGTGCGCGACGTGTTTATAGAACTCGGTGTATTGCTCAGGTGTGATGTCTGATTTGCTACGCGTCCACAAAGCATTGGCTTGATTGACGGTTTCTTCGCCTTCGGCCGGTTTAATTGAGCCGTCTTCGTTGTAGCCCGCTTGCGCTGGCATCATGATCGGCAAAGTGATGTGGTCTGAATATTTGCGGATGATGCTGCGTAAACGCCAATCGTTGAGGAATTCTTCTTCGCCTTCTTTGAGGTGCAACACGATGGTCGTGCCACGGCTGGCTTTTTCAACGGTTTCTAGCGTGAATTCGCCATCGCCTTTGGATTCCCATTGCGTGGCGGTTTCTTCGCCTGCACGGCGGGTGGTGAGAGTGACTTTATCGGCAATGATAAAGGCCGAGTAAAAACCCACGCCAAATTGACCGATTAAATGCGCATCTTTTTGTGCATCGCCAGAGAGTTGGCTAAAGAATTCTTTGGTGCCAGAGCGAGCGATGGTACCAATATTTTGGATCACTTCATCGCGGCTCATACCGATACCACTGTCGCTGATGGTGATGGTTTTGGCATCGGCATCAAAGCTCACGTGGATTTTGAGTTCGGGATCATTGCCAAACAGGCTGTCATTATTGATTGCTTCAAAGCGCAATTTGTCGCATGCATCAGAGGCATTGGACACCAATTCGCGCAAGAAAATTTCTTTGTTGGAATACAAAGAATGAATCATCAGTTGCAAGAGTTGTTTGACTTCGGCTTGAAAGCCTAATGTTTCTTTAGACATAGTCTTTATTGCTTCCTGTGGGTTGAACATAACAACATGAATGCTTAGCAAATGGGGGCAGAGGTGAGGGCTTCAAGAGATGTGGCGGGTTTATTATCAATAGCTTGCTTAATAGTCGACAATGGTTGACGCTGGTATTGTTTATTTCTTTTGTTAGTTGTCATAAATGACGCAGCTTATCCCGTGCAATAAGGCATTCACCTAGCCGCATGGCGCTCAGTGTTATAGTGTGATGAGGCAAACTTGGCGAGGCGTGAGCATGTTACGACGGGTGGTGTTTAATCAAAAAGGCGGCGTCGGTAAATCAACGATTACGGTGAATTTGGCCGCCGTGGCTGCGGCACAAGGCAAACGCGTTCTGATTGTTGATTTAGACCCACAGGGCAATAGCAGTCATTATGTTTTGGGCGCTGCAGCTTACGAGTGCACGCCCACATTGGCCGATTTTTTTGACCAAGTGCTTAATTTCTCTTTGTATGCCAAAGGCGCTGCTGAGTTTATCCATCCTACGCCGTTTAAAAATCTATTTATCATGCCTTCGCATCCCAGTATTGCGGAACAGCAAGTTAAATTAGAGTCGCGCTACAAAATCTATAAATTACGCGAAACATTGGCCGAGCTCACCGGGCAATTTGATGAGGTCTATATTGATACCCCGCCAGCACTTAACTTTTTCACACTTTCGGCCTTGATTGCCGCCTCTGGCTGCTTGATTCCTTTTGATTGTGATACATTCTCGCGCGACGCCTTACTGGGTTTAATCGCCCGCGTGGAAGAAATTCGGCAAGATCATAATAGTGAGCTGAAAATTGAAGGCATTATTGTCAATCAATATCAATCACGCGCTAGTTTGCCACAGCGTTTGGTGCAGGATTTAGAGGCGCAGGGCTTGCCGGTATTACAAGCTAGATTGTCGAGCTCAGTGAAGGTGCGTGAGTCGCATGATCAGGCCATGCCTTTGATTGCATTGGATGCCAAACATAAGCTATCACAAGAATTTTGTCATTTATACGCCGAGCTGTCCGGTGATGTGCTTGTCAGCATAAGTTAAATAGTTGGGGTAAATATGGCAACGAAACCGCTCAATCGAATCCTGATTGTTGACGATGAACCATTTAATTTAGAAATACTGTCCGAGCATTTAGCCGATGCGGGCTATGAAACGGTGACTGCTGAAGATGGTGAGGCGGCTTGGGAAATCCTGCAGCACGATCAGCAAGGTTTTCGACCATATTGCTCGATCGAATGATGCCACGTATGGATGGCATGCAGGTTTTGGCCAAGCTAAAGCAACATCCTGATTTTTTGCATATTCCAGTCATTATGCAAACCGCAGTCGGCGCAGCAGAGAATGTGCGTGAAGGTTTGGCTGCCGGTGCTTACTATTATTTGATTAAACCGTTTCAGCGTGAAATGTTGTTGGCGATTGTGGCGGCCGCAGTGGGCTTTCACAAAGAGCGCAAGCAGCTAGAAGATCAGATTACTGAGCACGCCGAGTCTTATCGTTTATTGGTGAATGGCGAATTTCATTTTCGTACTTTAGATGAAGCCAGACAATTGACATTAATGCTGTCACGCGCTTGCCCAGAGCCTCAGCGGGTGGCGATGGGTTTGTCTGAGTTACTGGTGAATGCCGTTGAGCATGGCAATTTGGGCATTAGCTACGCTGATAAATCACGGTTATTACAAGCGGGCCGTTGGCAAGATGAAGTGGAATCTCGCTTGGCCAGCCCTGATTACGCCCAAAGAAAAGTCGCCGTAAAGTACAGCATGGATGAAGATGAAATTCAGATTCATATTTTGGATGAAGGGCAGGGCTTTGATTGGCAGCCTTTTTTAGAGTTTTCACCTGAGCGTGCGTTTGATCCGCATGGCCGTGGAATTTCAATGGCCAGAATGATGTCGTTTGATAGTTTGGAATATCAAGGCAAAGGCAATGAGGTATTGGTTCGAGTGCTACGTAAACCTTAAGCTAGATAAATATACCCTCAGAAATAAATAAGCCCGCTACATTCGTAACGGGCTTTTTGTATTGTATCTTGCTATTTAAGCGAGATGGTCAACGATGTATTTTTTCAGCAAATTGGTATCTGCATCAATCGCCTCAAAGCGCTGTGGCAAGGCTTCTAGGCCGGCCAAACCTTTGGGGCGGAACGGCGCTTGTTTGAGGGCTTCGAGCATGGTGTCTTCAAACTTGGCTGGCAAGGCGGTTTCCATAATCACCATTGGCACAGCAAGATTGCGATGGGCTTTGGCGGCTTTAAAGCCGTCAGCGGTATGCGGATCAATTTGTACGCCGTATTTTTCAAACACTTCGCGAATATGGGCAATTCGATCGCTGTGATTGCTGGCCGATGATTTAAAGCCATAACTGTCTTGCATTAGCGCCAATTCAGCAGGGGATAAATCAAAGCCGCCACCCGATTCAACTTCGGTCCACAATGCAGCTAAACGCGCGCTATCACGGCCGATCAAATCAAACACAAAGCGCTCCAAATTAGAGGCTTTGCTAATGTCCATCGACGGGCTGGTGGTTTCAAAGGTGTTGGCTACATCTCGTGGATGGTAGCCGCCGGTTTTGAAGAACTCGTCCAGCACATCGTTTTCATTGGTCGCAACGACCAGTTGGCCGATCGGCAAGCCCATTTGGCGGGCAATATGGCCGGCGCAGATATTGCCAAAATTACCCGACGGTACGCAGAAATCGACTTTATCGCCGACTTTTTTGCCGGTGGCTAAGATGGTGGCAAAGTAGCCCTTGAAGTAATACACCACTTGGGCCACGATGCGGCCCCAGTTGATTGAATTGACTGCGCCAATTTTGTATTGGGCTTTAAATTCAGCGTCTTTATTGATGTTTTTAACGATGTCTTGGCAAGCGTCAAAAAAGCCATGCACCGATAAATTGAAAATATTTTCGTCTTGTAGACTAAACATTTGTGCGCGTTGGAACGGGCTCATTTTGCCAAATGGCGACAGCATAAATACATTTACGCCGCGTTTGCCGCGCATCGCGTATTCGGCAGCAGAGCCGGTGTCGCCTGATGTTGCGCCAACAATATTGATTTGCTCGCCTTTTTTGTCCAGCACGTATTCAAACAGATTGCCGAGCAATTGCATCGCCATGTCTTTGAATGCCAGCGTTGGGCCGTTGGAGAGTTCTTGGATATACAGCGAGCCATCGAGCTTAATCAGTGGCGTGATGTGATCGGCTTGATTTTTTGAGCGGCCATTGCAATACACTTCGGCGGTGTAGGTTTTGTTGATCAAGGCTTTTAGATCGTCGCTAGGAATATCGTCGACAAAACGGCTAATGACCGCGAAGGCTAAATCGCGGTAATTGAGCGTGGCCATGCTTTCTAAATCGGCTTGAGACAGTTGCGGATATTGCTCTGGAATCGACAGGCCGCCATCGGGCGCGAGGCCACCAAGAAGAATATCGCTGAATGCTTGGGCGTTCATACCGCCACGAGTCGAGATGTATTTCATGGGTATCTGCTTGTAGGTTAGTATTCTTAAGGCTTGGGTTAATATACGTACGTTTTATGTTAAATCTAATAATGAAAGTGCCGCTTCTAGGCGCTTTCGGTTTTGTCTGGCTTCTTGATAGGCGAGTGCGGCTAAGGAAAAGCCACCCCATGCCAAAATACTGACAAACACATCGTTAAAGGGGGTTAGTGGCACTAATTCACCGCCCATTAACCAAGTCAAACCGCCTGATTGAATTAATCCAATGAAAGCTAGGCCTATAGGAGAAATCCAAGCCCATTTGGAAATCCGGTTCGGCGCCGCTAAAACCGTCAGCGCATCTGCGCGTCTAACTACATCTTTTGCTAGTTTTTCCGCTTCAATTTGCTCAATCGGATTCATCAGCATTTCCTTGGCACTGACTTAGGGTTGCTTAGGCGGTTTTTATGCCGCGTACCCACCATTGCGCTGTTAATCAGAGCACAAAACGGAGGTTGCCGCCGATTCGCGTCGGCGTTAATCGACGTCATCTGCCGACCTAATTCACCCTACGACAACCTTGCATTCAAAATTCAACAGCGAACGTGAGACGTGAAGTGCGTAGGGCGTAATCGCCGAAGGAATTACGCCACCATGTATTAAAAATCCACTTCATTCGGCGTATTGCCGCTTCGCGTCGAATACGCCCTACGATGCTGTAATCAGAATTCAACAGCGAGCGAGAGGTGCGAAGGCAATGCATAAGCGCTTCGAAAAACCGGAATGTACGTTCGTGTACATGAGGATTTTAAGGGGCGCTTATGAAGCCGCATTCGTGCCTCGCAGCCGCTGTTTTAGCCGTTTAAATGCTCCAAACGCAATTTCACCACCTTGCCATGCGTGCTGGCGAGGTTTTCGATTTTGGCGATGGCGATGTTGATGTTTTTTTCGATCGCGATGTGCGTCACGATAATGATCTCAGCCGTGCCGCCAGCTGCCGCAGCAGGTTTTTGCAGCATGGCATCGACCGAAATTTGCCCTTCAGCCAAAATACCCGTGACATCGGCCAACACGCCAGGTAAATCTTTGGCGGTTAAGCGCAGGTAATAGCAAGTTTCCACTTCGTCGATCGGCAAAATCGGTAGATTAGCGATTTGCGACGGTTGGAACGCCAGATGGGGCACGCGATGTTCTGGATCGGCAGTGTGTAGGCGAGTGATGTCGACCAAATCGGCAATCACCGAAGATGCCGTTGGTTCTGCGCCAGCGCCCGGGCCGTAATACATGGTGGCGCCTACTGCGTCGCCTTTGACCAGCACCGCATTCATTACGCCATCGACATTGGCGATCAAGCGACCAGCCGGAATCAATGTCGGTGACACGCGTAATTCAATGCCGTTCGGGCGGCGGCGCGTCATGCCGAGTAATTTGATGCGATAGCCCAATTCTGCGGCGTATTTAATATCGGCAGCGTCAAGTTTGCTGATGCCTTCTAAATACGCTTTGTCGAACTGCACTGGAATGCCGAAAGCAATCGCGCTCATGATGGTGAGCTTGTGCGCGGCGTCGTGGCCTTCGATGTCGAAGGTTGGATCGGCTTCGGCGTAACCGAGGCGCTGCGCTTCGGCCAATACATCGGCAAAGGCCGAACCTTTATCGCGCATTTCAGTCAGGATAAAGTTTGATGTGCCGTTGATAATGCCAGCCACCCATTCGATTTGGTTGGCGGTTAAACCTTCGCGTAGTGCTTTGATGACTGGAATACCACCCGCAACGGCGGCTTCAAAGGCCACCATGACGCCTTTTTCTTGGGCGAGGGCAAAAATTTCATTGCCGTATTCGGCGATGAGTTTTTTATTGGCAGTGACCACGTGTTTGCCGTTGGCAATTGCGGCTAAAACCAAGTCTTTGGCAACGGTGGTGCCGCCGATGAGTTCAACGACGATGTCGATATCGGGATTGTTGACTACATCCATCGCATTGTCGGTGAGCAGTACATCGTCACCCACTAATTCGCGTGCGCGATCTAAGTCGCGATTGGCGGCCATCGTAATGACGATAGGGCGGCCAGCGCGGCGGGCGATTTCATTACCGTTACGTTTTAAAACGGTGGCGGTACCGCCACCGACTGTTCCTACGCCACAGAGGCCAACGTTGATTGCTTTCATTTTGCTTCCCTTGTCGCTCGGGTTAGCGAAACCCGACGGTTTATTAGCGGGTGGCAGACCCACCCTACGGTTATTTTGCAGCAAACTCACCGGTGCCATGGCGTTTACGCCATTGCGTCAAAAAGCGGGCGACGCGATTGAGCGCATCGGTGAGGTCATCCAAATTAGGCAGAAAAACTACGCGAAAGTGATCGTGTTGTGGCCAGTTAAAGCCAGTGCCTTGGACCAGTAGTACTTTTTCATCTTGCAGCAATTCGAGCATAAATTGCTGATCGTCGCTCACCGGGTAAATCACCGGATCGAGCTTAGGGAACATATACAGCGCGGCTTGCGGCTTGACGACCGACACGCCGGGCATGGCGCTGAGCATGTTGTAAGCCAAATCGCGTTGTTTGGCTAAACGGCCGCCTTCGCACACTAAATCATCAATGCTTTGATAGCCGCCGAGCGCGGTTTGGATGGCGTATTGCGATGGCACATTGGCACACAAGCGCATCGTCGCCAGCATATTGAGGCCTTCGATATAGTCTTTGGCGCGATGTTTTTCGCCAGAAACAATCATCCAACCGGAGCGATAACCACAAGCGCGGTAGTTTTTCGACAAACCGTTAAACGTGACAAAAAGTACATCATCAGCCAGCGAAGCGATTGAGGTGTGGCTAACCCCGTCGTAAAGCACTTTATCGTAAATTTCATCGGCATAAATAATCAGACCAAACTCACGCGCCAGCGCAATGATGTCGAGCAGCACGGAGTCTGGATACAGCGCGCCGGTTGGATTATTCGGGTTGATGACCACAATCGCCCGTGTTTTTGGCGTGATTTTGGCGCGCATATCGCTCAACGATGGCATCCAGCCATCGGCCTCGTCGCAGAGGTAATGCCGTGGCGTACCGCCGGCGAGGCTGACTGCGGCAGTCCAGAGTGGATAGTCTGGCATCGGTACTAACACTTCATCACCGGTGTTGAGTAAGCCTTGCATACTCATCACGATGAGCTCAGACGCGCCATTACCAATATAAATATCGTCAACGGTGACGTCGGCAATATTTTTTTGTTGCGTGTAATGCATGATGGCTTTACGCGCTTGGAATAAACCTTTGGAATCCACATAACCGGCGGCATTGGCCAAATTGCGAATCACATCTTGCACGACTTCTTCGGGCGCATCAAAACCAAAGTTGGCGAGGTTGCCAATATTAAGTTTGATAATGCGATGGCCTTCTTCTTCCATCTGCCGCGCTCGCTCTGGAATCGGCCCACGGATTTCGTAGCAGATGTTCAATAATTTGTTGGACTTGAGGATGGCTTCCATCGTATGGCCTGCGCAAAGGTTTTTCAGGGAAACCCCGTATTCTAACGAAAGAATGAGGGAAATGGTCATCTACGTGTATTAAATGCATAGTTCGCACGTATTTTTGCGCTTTAGACGCAGGCGGCTTTGGTAGAATCGAGCAAAATCACTTAAATAGGCATTTGCGCATGAAGCTGCATCAATCCAAAGTAAAAAATGTGAATCAATTTACTGCGTATGACACCACGGGTGTCAAAGTGAACGATGAGCGTTTTGAAGGCAGTGTCTTGGTGCTGCCCAATGAAATACATACGTGGCGTCCGACGTCGTTTGCCGATTTAACTGCGGAAGATTTTGCGGCGTTGTTGGGGTATGAGCCTGAGCTGGTGCTGTTGGGCACGGGGAGCAAGATTCAATTCCCACATCCACTGCTGTACGCCGCGCTCTCTAGTCAGCGAATTGGCATTGATATGATGGATACAGGCGCACTGTGCCGCACTTTTAATGTGCTGACAGCAGAAAATCGTCGTGTACTAGCCTTGGTTTTGCATAGTTAATTTAATTTTATTGTCATTAATTAGTAAGATCTATCTGTTATTTTCATTGCGTGGGGTGAATGTTAGCGCGAGTTATTTTTTTATTAGGTATCTGTTTTTAGCCAAATATAGATAAGCCTTAGACGTTTATACCCACAGATTATTTCTTGTAAGTCATCCGATTTTCACCCTGATTGGGGAAATAAAATGAAAGTGACGGTTATTGGCTCGGGTTATGTTGGCTTGGTGACGGCAACGTGTTTGGCTGAGTACGGCAATGATGTGCTGTGTTTGGACGTGGATGTCAGCAAAATTGAGTTGCTCAATCAAGGCGGAGTGCCTATTTATGAGCCAGGCTTAGAGGAAATGATCAAGCGCAATCGTGCAGCCTCTCGATTACGCTTTACAAGCAATATTGCTGAATCAGTGGCGCATGGCACGATTCAATTTATTGCGGTGGGAACGCCACCCAATGAGGATGGTTCCGCCGATTTGCAATACGTCGTAGCGGCAGCCAACCATATTGGTCGCCATATGAATACCTATAAAGTGATTGTGAATAAATCCACGGTGCCTGTTGGCACGGGCGATAAGGTTCGTGCGGTGATTGCGGCGCAGTTGACGCTACGTGGTTTAAATGCCAGTTTTGCGGTCGTCGCCAATCCCGAGTTTTTAAAAGAAGGGGCGGCGATTGATGATTTTATGCGGCCAGATCGGATTGTGATGGGTTGCGAGGATGAAACGGCGAGCGATTTATTGCATGCTTTATACGCGCCGTTTGTGCGTAATCATGATCGAATTTTATTGATGGATATTCGCTCGGCTGAAATGACCAAGTATGCGGCCAATGCGATGTTGGCGACGCGCATTTCATTGATGAATGAATTGGCGAATTTGGCGGAAATTTTAGGTGCCGATATTGAGCTGGTTCGCAAAGGGATCGGTGCCGATCCGCGCATTGGCTACCATTTTTTATACGCCGGCGTGGGCTATGGTGGCTCGTGCTTTCCTAAAGATGTACAAGCTTTGCAGCGTACCGCCAATGAAAACGGTATTCAGTTGCGCGTGCTAGCGGCGGTTGAGCACGCCAATCTAGCGCAAAAATCCGTCATTATTCATAAAATCAAGCAGCGTTTTGCCGGTAATTTAGCTGGGATGCATTTTGCATTATGGGGATTGGCCTTCAAGCCCAATACCGATGATATGCGCGATGCACCTAGTCGAGTATTAATCGAGTACCTATTGGCGCAAGGTGCAACGATTGCGGCGTATGATCCCGTCGCGATGATCGAGGCGCAGCGGGTGATGCCTCATGCAACGGGTCTGCGCTATGGAGAAGGGCCTCAGGCCGTGCTCAAGCAAGCCGATGCTTTAGTGGTGATGACCGAGTGGAAGGCGTTTCGTAGTCCAGATTTTGCGGAAATGAAGGCGCTATTGTCGCAGGCGATTATTTTTGATGGGCGAAATCTATACGAGCCGCAGTATTTGGCAAAACAAGGGTTTGAGTACTATCCGATTGGACGGGAACAAATTTATCCAGCATTAATTGCACGCGCATTGATGACGGAACCGTCTGAACAGGCATTGAATCTGGCTTGATTTAATTGCGGTTGATCATGGCGTCGGCCACGACCAACCGCTGTTGATTACATACCACCACTTTGCTGGTAGCGTTTTTCTAAGTGGCTGACTCCG includes these proteins:
- a CDS encoding response regulator, with the translated sequence MMPRMDGMQVLAKLKQHPDFLHIPVIMQTAVGAAENVREGLAAGAYYYLIKPFQREMLLAIVAAAVGFHKERKQLEDQITEHAESYRLLVNGEFHFRTLDEARQLTLMLSRACPEPQRVAMGLSELLVNAVEHGNLGISYADKSRLLQAGRWQDEVESRLASPDYAQRKVAVKYSMDEDEIQIHILDEGQGFDWQPFLEFSPERAFDPHGRGISMARMMSFDSLEYQGKGNEVLVRVLRKP
- a CDS encoding FxDxF family PEP-CTERM protein codes for the protein MKKINHFVGAAIIGLAAVSSQAAVTKVTLSHGSDFSAAQKINKTSGDEWIYNSVTFKVTDNSPILFSFFNEQKANNVGKGTFDLLTVKLLEGSKVISTHAFGSTGQYLFSNTFAANKNYKFQFNGFSTNYVGNLNYTVAAVPEPEAYALMGLGLIGLLAARRRKLKSI
- a CDS encoding homoserine dehydrogenase, with product MKAINVGLCGVGTVGGGTATVLKRNGNEIARRAGRPIVITMAANRDLDRARELVGDDVLLTDNAMDVVNNPDIDIVVELIGGTTVAKDLVLAAIANGKHVVTANKKLIAEYGNEIFALAQEKGVMVAFEAAVAGGIPVIKALREGLTANQIEWVAGIINGTSNFILTEMRDKGSAFADVLAEAQRLGYAEADPTFDIEGHDAAHKLTIMSAIAFGIPVQFDKAYLEGISKLDAADIKYAAELGYRIKLLGMTRRRPNGIELRVSPTLIPAGRLIANVDGVMNAVLVKGDAVGATMYYGPGAGAEPTASSVIADLVDITRLHTADPEHRVPHLAFQPSQIANLPILPIDEVETCYYLRLTAKDLPGVLADVTGILAEGQISVDAMLQKPAAAAGGTAEIIIVTHIAIEKNINIAIAKIENLASTHGKVVKLRLEHLNG
- a CDS encoding ParA family protein is translated as MLRRVVFNQKGGVGKSTITVNLAAVAAAQGKRVLIVDLDPQGNSSHYVLGAAAYECTPTLADFFDQVLNFSLYAKGAAEFIHPTPFKNLFIMPSHPSIAEQQVKLESRYKIYKLRETLAELTGQFDEVYIDTPPALNFFTLSALIAASGCLIPFDCDTFSRDALLGLIARVEEIRQDHNSELKIEGIIVNQYQSRASLPQRLVQDLEAQGLPVLQARLSSSVKVRESHDQAMPLIALDAKHKLSQEFCHLYAELSGDVLVSIS
- the htpG gene encoding molecular chaperone HtpG, whose amino-acid sequence is MSKETLGFQAEVKQLLQLMIHSLYSNKEIFLRELVSNASDACDKLRFEAINNDSLFGNDPELKIHVSFDADAKTITISDSGIGMSRDEVIQNIGTIARSGTKEFFSQLSGDAQKDAHLIGQFGVGFYSAFIIADKVTLTTRRAGEETATQWESKGDGEFTLETVEKASRGTTIVLHLKEGEEEFLNDWRLRSIIRKYSDHITLPIMMPAQAGYNEDGSIKPAEGEETVNQANALWTRSKSDITPEQYTEFYKHVAHDYEEPLAWSHAKVEGRQEYTELLYVPKRAPFDLYDRERRHGVKLYVRRVFIMEDSEKLLPQYLRFIRGVIDSADLPLNVSREILQHSKDIEQIKSGCVKKVLGLLESMANSDDGAEQAKYAAFWTEFGKVLKEGVGEDHANKERIAALCRFASTHNDNAEQTVSLKDYLGRMKEGQDQIYFITADSYAAAKNSPHLEVFRKKGIEVLLLSDRVDEWAFSGLTEFEGKKLQSVAKGELDLEQFTDEAEKQEQEAAATELKDVIEQMKAVLGDSVKDIRVTHRLTDSPACLVVENQDMSANLERLLKSAGQDVKGSKPILEVNPTHPLVSKLKAEAASDKFGDWTQLIFDQALLAEGGQLEDPASFVKRLNGLMLAMQN
- the thrC gene encoding threonine synthase → MKYISTRGGMNAQAFSDILLGGLAPDGGLSIPEQYPQLSQADLESMATLNYRDLAFAVISRFVDDIPSDDLKALINKTYTAEVYCNGRSKNQADHITPLIKLDGSLYIQELSNGPTLAFKDMAMQLLGNLFEYVLDKKGEQINIVGATSGDTGSAAEYAMRGKRGVNVFMLSPFGKMSPFQRAQMFSLQDENIFNLSVHGFFDACQDIVKNINKDAEFKAQYKIGAVNSINWGRIVAQVVYYFKGYFATILATGKKVGDKVDFCVPSGNFGNICAGHIARQMGLPIGQLVVATNENDVLDEFFKTGGYHPRDVANTFETTSPSMDISKASNLERFVFDLIGRDSARLAALWTEVESGGGFDLSPAELALMQDSYGFKSSASNHSDRIAHIREVFEKYGVQIDPHTADGFKAAKAHRNLAVPMVIMETALPAKFEDTMLEALKQAPFRPKGLAGLEALPQRFEAIDADTNLLKKYIVDHLA
- a CDS encoding response regulator, producing the protein MATKPLNRILIVDDEPFNLEILSEHLADAGYETVTAEDGEAAWEILQHDQQGFRPYCSIE